From the genome of Muricauda sp. SCSIO 64092, one region includes:
- a CDS encoding GMC oxidoreductase — protein sequence MSKFYYNEEQESYDAIVVGTGISGGWAAKELCGNGLKTLVLERGRMVKHRDDYKTAKMDPWDFPNGGQPTQEDLKKQGKQNRTGYTTRADAKHWFVNDLDHPYNETRRFDWMRGYHVGGRSLMWGRQSYRWSDIDFEANKKEGIAVDWPLRYKDIAPWYAHVERYVGISGEALGLPQLPDSVFEPMMELNCVEQHVREKIAEHFNGRVMTAGRVAHINSDKRFEGNGRIRCQFRNRCIRGCPFGAYFSSLSSTLPAAEATGNMTLRPDSIVHQVIYDPNTKKATGVKVIDRITKEEFEFKAKVIFLCASAIASTAILMQSKSDRFPDGLGNDSDQLGRNIMDHHLGVGAAGKFDGFEDNYYKGRKPAGIYVPRFRNIGGASNTDKFLRGYGYQGGASRGNWEDIIAEVSHGKELKDAILKPGGWTFGMGGFGEVLPYEDNRMTMDYDKLDQWGLPTVTFDADFKENEWKMREDMKEQAVEMLTKAGLRDVEPFDDPGGLGLGIHEMGTARMGRDPKTSVLNAYNQVHACKNVYVTDGAFMTSAACVNPSLTYMAFSARAANHAAQELKKGTI from the coding sequence ATGAGTAAATTCTATTACAACGAGGAACAGGAATCCTATGATGCAATTGTGGTCGGAACCGGCATAAGTGGTGGATGGGCGGCAAAGGAATTATGCGGGAACGGCTTAAAGACCTTGGTTCTGGAACGTGGGAGGATGGTGAAACACCGCGATGACTATAAAACGGCAAAAATGGACCCTTGGGATTTCCCCAATGGCGGCCAACCTACACAGGAAGACCTGAAAAAACAGGGAAAACAAAACCGTACCGGTTATACGACCAGAGCAGATGCCAAACACTGGTTTGTAAATGACCTGGACCATCCTTATAACGAGACCAGGCGCTTTGATTGGATGCGCGGTTACCATGTTGGTGGACGTTCCTTAATGTGGGGTCGGCAGAGTTACCGATGGAGCGACATTGATTTTGAAGCAAACAAAAAGGAGGGAATTGCCGTTGATTGGCCATTGCGTTATAAGGACATTGCCCCTTGGTATGCCCATGTTGAACGCTACGTAGGCATCTCGGGAGAAGCCTTGGGCCTTCCCCAGCTTCCCGACAGCGTTTTTGAACCCATGATGGAGCTGAACTGCGTGGAACAACATGTCCGCGAAAAGATTGCGGAACACTTTAATGGCCGGGTAATGACCGCTGGGCGTGTGGCACATATTAACAGTGACAAACGTTTTGAGGGAAATGGAAGAATACGTTGCCAATTTAGAAACCGTTGTATTAGGGGATGTCCTTTCGGCGCCTATTTCAGTAGCCTATCCTCTACCTTACCAGCGGCCGAAGCAACCGGTAATATGACATTAAGGCCGGATTCCATTGTGCATCAGGTCATCTATGACCCCAATACCAAAAAAGCCACCGGAGTAAAGGTTATTGACAGGATTACCAAGGAGGAATTTGAATTTAAGGCAAAGGTCATTTTCCTATGTGCATCGGCCATTGCATCCACAGCTATTTTGATGCAGTCCAAATCCGACAGGTTTCCGGATGGTTTGGGAAATGATTCCGATCAGTTGGGAAGGAACATTATGGACCACCATTTGGGTGTAGGTGCTGCAGGGAAATTTGACGGTTTTGAGGACAACTATTACAAAGGAAGAAAACCTGCAGGTATTTACGTTCCCAGGTTCCGAAACATTGGGGGAGCTTCCAATACGGATAAGTTTCTTAGGGGTTATGGATACCAAGGTGGGGCCAGTAGGGGGAACTGGGAAGACATCATCGCAGAAGTGTCCCATGGCAAGGAATTGAAGGATGCCATCCTAAAACCTGGAGGTTGGACTTTTGGTATGGGAGGATTTGGGGAAGTATTGCCCTATGAGGACAACCGCATGACCATGGATTATGACAAACTGGATCAATGGGGTTTGCCCACGGTGACCTTTGATGCCGATTTCAAGGAAAATGAATGGAAAATGCGCGAGGATATGAAGGAACAGGCGGTTGAAATGCTTACCAAGGCAGGGCTGCGTGATGTGGAACCGTTCGATGACCCTGGAGGGCTGGGTCTTGGAATCCATGAAATGGGAACTGCACGGATGGGACGTGATCCAAAAACTTCGGTCCTAAACGCATACAATCAAGTACATGCGTGTAAAAATGTTTATGTAACGGATGGGGCATTTATGACTTCTGCCGCATGCGTGAACCCATCTTTGACCTATATGGCTTTTTCGGCCAGGGCCGCCAACCATGCCGCCCAGGAACTAAAAAAAGGAACTATTTGA
- a CDS encoding gluconate 2-dehydrogenase subunit 3 family protein, whose product MKRRSALKNMGMAFGYAAATPALLSVLQSCKEKPSYAAWVPSFFDSDQGYALAQMVDVLLPKTDTPSATEVGVHLFIDRYANEVLPKEQQEFTKLLMDKFMDKLLSESGKDNLRDIEEGDFEPLLNNYLAKRSDAEEETHEKAIGAYMEAKMSGSEAVLDDTVACYTFAGNVREMAIWSYKNSEYIGEEVLVYLPIPGEYIACGDVDELTQGKAWSL is encoded by the coding sequence ATGAAACGAAGATCGGCACTTAAAAATATGGGAATGGCATTCGGTTATGCAGCTGCCACTCCAGCCTTATTGAGCGTATTACAGTCCTGCAAGGAAAAACCATCCTATGCAGCGTGGGTCCCTTCGTTTTTTGATAGTGACCAAGGTTACGCCTTGGCCCAAATGGTAGATGTCCTGCTTCCAAAAACAGATACCCCTTCCGCAACTGAGGTCGGTGTACACCTGTTCATTGATCGGTATGCCAACGAGGTGCTCCCCAAGGAACAGCAGGAATTCACCAAACTCCTAATGGACAAGTTCATGGACAAATTGTTGAGTGAATCTGGCAAGGATAACCTAAGGGATATTGAGGAAGGGGATTTTGAGCCCCTTCTGAACAACTATCTTGCCAAGCGATCCGATGCCGAAGAGGAAACCCATGAAAAGGCCATTGGCGCATATATGGAGGCCAAGATGTCCGGTTCGGAAGCGGTATTGGATGACACTGTTGCTTGTTACACCTTTGCGGGAAATGTAAGGGAAATGGCTATTTGGTCCTATAAAAACTCGGAATATATTGGTGAGGAAGTTTTGGTTTATTTACCAATTCCCGGGGAGTATATTGCCTGTGGGGATGTGGATGAGCTTACACAGGGAAAGGCCTGGTCCCTTTAA
- a CDS encoding ribonucleoside-diphosphate reductase subunit alpha translates to MFVVKRDGRKEPIMFDKITARVRKLCYGLNSLVDPVKVAMRVIEGLYDGVTTSELDNLAAEIAATMTTTHPDYAKLAARISVSNLHKNTKKSFSETMKDLYEYVNPRTGKKAPLLSDEVYQVISENADKLDSTIIYNRDFGYDYFGFKTLERSYLLKLNGKIAERPQHMLMRVAVGIHLNDLDSALETYELMSKKYFTHATPTLFNSGTPKPQMSSCFLLAMKEDSIDGIYDTLKQTAKISQSAGGIGLSIHNIRATGSYIAGTNGTSNGIVPMLRVFNDTARYVDQGGGKRKGSFAIYVEPWHADIFEFLDLKKNHGKEEMRARDLFYAMWIPDLFMKRVEADGEWTLMCPNECPGLFSNHSEEFEALYTTYEAKGKGRKTIKARDLWEKILESQIETGTPYMLYKDAANRKSNQKNLGTIRSSNLCTEILEYTSPDEVAVCNLASIALPMFVKNGQFDHKELFKVTKRVTKNLNRVIDRNYYPVEEAKNSNMRHRPIGLGVQGLADAFIMLRLPFTSDEAKKLNQEIFETLYYAAVSASMEEAKTEGAYSSYKGSPMAEGEFQHNLWGIKDEELSGRWDWAKLRKEVKKHGVRNSLLVAPMPTASTSQILGNNECFEPYTSNIYTRRVLSGEFIVVNKHLLEDLVKLGLWNDGLKQELMRANGSIQHIDGIPEDIKELYKTVWELSMKDIIDMSRQRGYFIDQSQSLNLFMENANYAKLTSMHFYAWKSGLKTGMYYLRTKAAVDAIKFTLDNTKKKEVPISVAAEAEVEAANPKAATNLKVQATPVAQQEVDVQPMTEAEMAALIARAKEGQADDDCLMCGS, encoded by the coding sequence ATGTTTGTAGTTAAAAGGGACGGAAGAAAGGAACCAATAATGTTTGATAAGATCACGGCCCGGGTCAGAAAGCTGTGCTATGGTCTGAACAGTCTTGTGGATCCCGTAAAGGTAGCCATGCGTGTCATAGAAGGGCTATATGATGGGGTGACCACCTCGGAGTTGGACAATCTGGCCGCAGAGATTGCCGCCACCATGACCACCACCCATCCGGACTATGCGAAATTGGCCGCCCGTATTTCCGTTTCCAACCTACATAAGAACACCAAAAAATCCTTTTCCGAAACCATGAAGGATTTGTACGAATATGTAAATCCACGTACGGGAAAAAAAGCACCGCTGCTTTCGGATGAGGTGTATCAGGTAATCTCCGAAAATGCGGACAAGTTGGATTCCACCATTATTTACAACCGCGATTTTGGATATGATTATTTCGGTTTTAAGACCCTGGAGCGTTCCTACCTTCTAAAGCTCAATGGAAAAATAGCGGAAAGGCCCCAACATATGTTAATGCGTGTGGCAGTTGGTATTCATTTGAACGATTTGGACTCAGCACTGGAAACCTATGAACTGATGTCCAAAAAGTACTTCACACATGCCACTCCAACACTATTCAATTCGGGTACGCCAAAACCCCAAATGTCGTCTTGTTTCCTACTGGCCATGAAGGAGGATAGTATTGATGGTATTTATGATACCTTGAAGCAGACCGCCAAAATTTCCCAGTCCGCTGGAGGAATAGGGCTTTCCATCCATAATATCAGGGCAACGGGATCCTATATTGCCGGGACCAATGGTACATCCAATGGCATTGTCCCCATGCTTAGGGTCTTTAATGACACTGCCCGTTATGTGGATCAAGGTGGAGGAAAACGCAAAGGGAGTTTTGCCATTTATGTCGAGCCTTGGCATGCGGATATTTTTGAATTTTTGGATCTGAAGAAAAACCACGGTAAGGAAGAGATGCGCGCCCGGGATCTGTTCTACGCCATGTGGATTCCGGATCTGTTCATGAAAAGGGTAGAGGCCGACGGGGAATGGACCTTAATGTGCCCCAATGAGTGTCCTGGATTGTTCAGCAACCACAGTGAGGAGTTTGAGGCATTGTACACTACCTATGAGGCCAAGGGAAAAGGAAGAAAAACGATCAAAGCAAGGGATTTATGGGAAAAAATCCTGGAATCCCAAATAGAGACGGGAACCCCTTATATGCTCTATAAAGATGCGGCCAATCGAAAGAGCAATCAAAAGAACCTGGGAACCATCCGTTCTTCAAACCTATGTACGGAGATTCTGGAATATACCTCTCCCGATGAGGTGGCCGTATGTAATTTGGCATCCATTGCGTTGCCCATGTTCGTTAAAAATGGACAATTTGACCATAAGGAACTGTTCAAGGTCACCAAAAGGGTCACCAAAAACCTAAATAGGGTCATCGATCGAAATTACTACCCGGTTGAGGAGGCCAAAAATTCCAATATGCGCCACCGACCCATTGGATTGGGCGTTCAAGGCCTGGCGGATGCATTTATCATGCTCCGTTTGCCCTTTACAAGCGATGAGGCCAAAAAACTGAATCAAGAAATTTTTGAAACCTTGTACTATGCTGCGGTAAGCGCCTCCATGGAGGAAGCAAAAACCGAAGGGGCCTATTCCTCTTATAAGGGCTCTCCTATGGCAGAAGGGGAATTCCAGCATAACCTTTGGGGAATAAAGGATGAAGAACTTTCCGGAAGATGGGATTGGGCCAAGTTGCGAAAAGAGGTAAAAAAACATGGGGTGCGGAACTCATTGTTGGTCGCTCCAATGCCAACGGCCTCTACTTCCCAAATTCTAGGAAACAACGAATGTTTTGAACCCTACACCTCCAATATTTATACCAGAAGGGTGCTTTCTGGGGAGTTCATTGTAGTGAACAAACATCTTTTGGAAGATTTGGTCAAACTTGGTCTTTGGAACGATGGTTTGAAACAGGAACTCATGAGGGCCAACGGCTCCATTCAACATATTGATGGTATTCCAGAGGATATCAAGGAATTGTACAAAACGGTTTGGGAACTCAGTATGAAGGATATCATAGACATGAGCCGTCAAAGGGGATATTTCATAGACCAAAGCCAGTCATTGAACCTATTCATGGAAAATGCCAACTACGCCAAACTGACCTCCATGCATTTTTATGCCTGGAAGAGCGGATTAAAAACAGGAATGTATTATTTAAGGACCAAAGCGGCAGTGGATGCCATCAAATTTACTTTGGATAACACCAAAAAGAAAGAGGTTCCCATAAGTGTGGCGGCGGAAGCCGAGGTTGAAGCGGCCAATCCCAAGGCAGCCACTAATCTAAAAGTACAGGCAACCCCTGTTGCGCAGCAAGAAGTTGATGTTCAGCCAATGACCGAAGCAGAGATGGCGGCATTGATAGCGAGGGCCAAAGAAGGACAGGCCGATGATGACTGTCTCATGTGCGGTTCTTAG
- a CDS encoding ribonucleotide-diphosphate reductase subunit beta, producing the protein MSTAIEPILEENEDRFVIFPIKHHDLWEWYKKCEACFWTAEEIDLHQDLTDWNTKLSDDERYFIKHILAFFAASDGIVNENLAENFVNEVQYSEAKFFYGFQIMMENIHSETYSLLIDTYVKDEKEKNVLFKAIENFPAIKKKADWALRWIESPSFAERLIAFAAVEGIFFSGAFCSIFWLKKRGLMPGLTFSNELISRDEGMHCDYAVHLHNKHLVNKVPKERITEIIVDALNIEREFITESLPVSLIGMNAKLMTQYLEFVTDRLLVELECEKVYNATNPFDFMDMISLQGKTNFFEKRVSEYQKAGVLNKEKDTDSQKISFDADF; encoded by the coding sequence ATGTCCACTGCCATTGAGCCTATATTGGAAGAAAATGAAGATAGATTTGTAATTTTTCCCATTAAACACCACGATTTGTGGGAATGGTACAAAAAATGTGAGGCTTGTTTTTGGACAGCGGAAGAAATTGATCTGCACCAGGATTTAACGGATTGGAATACAAAATTGAGCGACGATGAGCGTTATTTTATAAAGCACATTCTGGCCTTCTTTGCCGCTTCGGATGGTATTGTTAATGAGAATTTAGCGGAAAACTTTGTAAACGAAGTGCAATATTCAGAGGCTAAATTTTTCTATGGTTTCCAAATAATGATGGAAAATATCCACTCAGAAACGTATTCCCTTTTAATAGATACCTATGTAAAGGATGAAAAGGAAAAGAATGTCCTTTTCAAGGCCATTGAGAACTTTCCTGCCATCAAGAAAAAAGCGGATTGGGCTTTGCGCTGGATAGAATCCCCAAGCTTTGCTGAACGTTTAATTGCTTTCGCCGCTGTGGAAGGGATTTTCTTTTCGGGCGCGTTCTGTTCCATTTTCTGGCTCAAGAAAAGGGGGTTGATGCCCGGACTGACATTTTCAAATGAGCTGATTTCCAGGGACGAGGGGATGCACTGTGACTACGCTGTTCACCTGCACAACAAGCATTTGGTCAATAAAGTGCCAAAAGAACGAATTACGGAAATCATTGTGGACGCCCTGAACATAGAAAGGGAGTTCATTACAGAATCCCTTCCCGTTAGCTTAATTGGCATGAATGCCAAATTGATGACGCAATATTTAGAGTTTGTCACCGATAGGCTATTGGTTGAATTGGAGTGCGAGAAGGTGTATAACGCCACCAATCCATTCGACTTCATGGACATGATTTCGTTGCAAGGAAAGACCAATTTCTTTGAAAAACGGGTTTCGGAATACCAAAAGGCCGGTGTTTTGAATAAGGAGAAAGACACGGATTCCCAGAAAATCAGCTTCGACGCTGATTTCTAA
- a CDS encoding LytR/AlgR family response regulator transcription factor, whose protein sequence is MLEAVLVDDEAKALESLSWELSNLSDEVKVVASFTNAHEALGYLEKNTPDCLFLDIEMPIMDGFQFIKNLKNKNFPVIITTAYNQYALKALKNEAIDYLLKPIDSDDLNDTITKIKKFNSKNQTAEKLEQILLNFNSKSLDKKITINTDGKLLFLESEEILYAESDGNYSTLYLEGGQKILLTKKLKEVNQILPSESFFRIHNSFIVNLGKIKEFLKTDGYVVLKTNHKIPVSRQKKSDFLDLL, encoded by the coding sequence ATGTTGGAAGCGGTTTTAGTCGACGATGAAGCGAAAGCTTTGGAAAGCCTGAGTTGGGAACTCAGTAATTTGAGTGATGAAGTAAAAGTGGTGGCTTCTTTTACCAATGCCCATGAAGCTTTGGGATATCTTGAAAAAAACACACCGGACTGCCTTTTTTTGGATATTGAAATGCCAATTATGGACGGCTTTCAATTTATTAAGAACCTTAAGAACAAAAATTTTCCGGTGATCATCACCACGGCCTATAACCAATATGCCCTAAAGGCCTTGAAGAATGAAGCAATCGACTACTTATTAAAACCTATTGACAGTGACGATCTAAATGATACCATCACCAAAATAAAAAAATTCAACAGCAAGAACCAGACCGCAGAAAAGTTGGAGCAAATCCTACTCAATTTCAATTCAAAATCCCTGGACAAGAAGATAACCATCAATACGGATGGCAAACTCCTTTTTCTGGAAAGTGAAGAAATTCTGTATGCCGAATCGGATGGAAATTACAGTACATTGTACCTGGAAGGTGGGCAAAAAATATTATTGACCAAAAAGCTTAAGGAAGTTAATCAGATCCTGCCCTCAGAGTCTTTTTTTAGGATACACAATTCGTTTATCGTCAACCTTGGAAAGATAAAGGAGTTTTTAAAAACCGATGGTTATGTCGTATTGAAGACCAACCATAAAATTCCCGTTTCCCGACAGAAAAAATCGGATTTTCTGGATTTACTATAA
- a CDS encoding tetratricopeptide repeat protein, with product MPYYFKTKHNHNYTVRPRTILGLIFIMACLVFVSFTPQNAELDTTIREFLELNPKSYQKIDGALRPFKRDTVALNAILSFLNASQHPEALSYALNQKGTVYRNLSQFKKAVALHQNALDVAREVDNKEFIVFSLNMLGVVYTRTDAIKTALDYNQRALEVAESIDDPSYHIKRNVNISLNGIGNLYKALGQYDLAISQFERALELEGQLGNKLGLAIDNQNIGECLELKGNLEEALKRYQKSLALNEEIKNNYGRVICKNAIAQVYLKQGSPNKALELLEQLAEPISKIKDKFIWSSILSNTGWANMEVNNYDIAERKMKEGLKMAAENTLPSQVIYAQRLLSQLEAKRGDYKKALDYYKEAEKFDNELKDDRNLRYINDLILRYETEKRDNQISNLANENELVKLRLRRNQTTILVSTLVIGLVGTILFIMYRQYQSNYEKRVMGLEQNMLRSQMNPHFLFNSLNSIKLYIINNDKKNAVHYLNKFSKLVRRILDGSSLKETTLAEELETVELYLNIENIRFSEGIAYSINVEDGIDTETTKIPSLVLQPFLENAIWHGLSAKEGEKNLWLNISRKDDVHMLISIIDNGVGRATSEKIKENRVLKRKSVGIDITKERLANFAKDYQYGFDVEIIDLYDDEGNPKGTKVVLEIPTI from the coding sequence ATGCCCTATTATTTTAAAACTAAACACAATCATAACTACACGGTAAGGCCAAGAACAATTCTTGGTCTTATTTTTATTATGGCCTGTTTGGTTTTTGTATCCTTTACGCCCCAAAATGCGGAGTTGGATACGACGATCAGGGAATTTCTGGAGCTCAATCCAAAATCCTATCAAAAAATAGACGGTGCCTTACGACCCTTTAAAAGGGATACCGTTGCCCTGAATGCCATCTTAAGTTTCCTTAACGCATCCCAACATCCGGAAGCGCTGTCCTATGCCCTAAACCAAAAAGGTACGGTTTACCGAAACCTTTCCCAATTCAAAAAAGCCGTGGCATTGCATCAAAATGCCCTGGATGTGGCAAGGGAAGTGGACAATAAGGAATTTATTGTGTTTAGTCTTAATATGTTAGGGGTGGTTTATACAAGAACAGATGCTATAAAAACTGCTTTGGATTACAATCAGAGGGCCTTGGAAGTCGCAGAATCCATCGATGATCCTTCATATCACATCAAACGTAATGTAAATATTTCCTTGAATGGTATTGGTAATCTTTATAAGGCCTTGGGACAATATGATTTGGCCATTTCACAGTTCGAAAGGGCCCTGGAACTGGAAGGGCAACTTGGGAACAAACTGGGGCTTGCCATTGACAACCAAAACATTGGGGAATGTCTGGAGCTAAAGGGAAACCTGGAAGAGGCATTAAAGCGATACCAAAAATCCTTGGCGCTCAATGAAGAAATCAAAAATAACTATGGAAGGGTCATTTGCAAAAACGCGATTGCCCAGGTTTACTTAAAACAAGGATCGCCCAATAAAGCCCTGGAACTTTTGGAACAGCTTGCGGAACCCATTTCAAAAATCAAGGATAAGTTTATTTGGTCATCCATTCTTAGCAATACGGGTTGGGCGAACATGGAAGTGAACAATTATGACATAGCCGAACGGAAAATGAAGGAAGGCCTTAAAATGGCAGCAGAGAACACCCTGCCGAGCCAGGTCATCTATGCCCAAAGATTGTTGTCCCAATTGGAGGCCAAAAGGGGGGATTATAAAAAAGCATTGGACTATTACAAGGAAGCTGAAAAATTTGACAATGAACTAAAGGACGATCGTAACCTTCGTTATATCAACGATCTTATCCTTAGGTATGAAACCGAAAAGCGGGATAACCAAATTTCCAATTTGGCCAATGAAAACGAATTGGTGAAACTTCGCTTACGCAGAAATCAAACCACTATTTTGGTAAGCACCTTGGTGATTGGCCTGGTAGGGACCATTCTGTTTATCATGTATCGCCAATACCAATCCAACTACGAGAAAAGGGTCATGGGATTGGAACAGAACATGCTCAGGAGCCAAATGAACCCCCATTTTTTGTTCAATTCCTTAAATTCCATAAAGCTTTATATCATCAACAATGATAAAAAGAACGCGGTCCATTACTTGAACAAATTCTCCAAATTGGTCCGGCGGATCTTGGATGGTTCCAGTCTTAAGGAGACGACACTGGCAGAGGAACTGGAAACCGTGGAACTGTATCTCAACATTGAGAACATCCGTTTTTCCGAAGGTATTGCCTATTCCATAAACGTTGAAGATGGTATTGATACGGAAACCACCAAAATCCCATCGCTGGTGCTCCAGCCATTTTTGGAAAATGCCATTTGGCACGGACTTTCTGCCAAAGAGGGCGAAAAAAACCTTTGGCTCAATATTTCCAGAAAAGACGATGTCCATATGCTCATCAGCATTATAGATAATGGGGTGGGCAGGGCCACATCGGAAAAAATTAAGGAAAACAGGGTGTTAAAAAGGAAATCGGTCGGTATTGACATCACCAAGGAGCGATTGGCCAATTTTGCCAAGGACTATCAGTACGGCTTTGATGTGGAGATCATTGATCTTTACGATGATGAGGGCAACCCAAAGGGGACCAAAGTAGTTTTGGAAATCCCGACTATTTAG
- a CDS encoding DUF3109 family protein, producing the protein MFQISNTVVSEEILDKDFVCNLNACKGACCVDGQSGAPLEDGETKILDALFEKVRPYLSAKGIAVIEEQGTFVKGDDGEWETPLVDNNECAYVIFDDRGIAKCGLEEAYHQGATDWKKPISCHLYPVRTRKYSEFTAVNYHKWEICDPACALGNELKVPIYKFVKEALIRKFGESWYAELEEVAKEHAK; encoded by the coding sequence ATGTTTCAGATTTCAAATACCGTTGTTTCCGAAGAGATTTTGGATAAGGATTTTGTATGTAACCTCAATGCCTGTAAAGGGGCCTGCTGTGTGGACGGCCAGTCCGGAGCTCCCTTGGAGGACGGGGAAACCAAAATTCTTGATGCCCTTTTTGAGAAGGTAAGGCCTTACTTAAGTGCCAAGGGCATTGCCGTTATTGAGGAACAAGGAACTTTTGTGAAGGGCGATGACGGGGAATGGGAAACCCCCCTGGTGGACAATAATGAATGTGCCTATGTTATTTTTGATGATAGGGGTATTGCCAAATGTGGTCTCGAAGAAGCGTACCATCAAGGTGCCACTGATTGGAAAAAACCAATTTCCTGCCATTTATACCCCGTCCGCACACGAAAATACTCCGAGTTTACAGCGGTAAATTACCATAAATGGGAAATATGTGACCCTGCCTGTGCGCTGGGGAACGAACTCAAGGTGCCCATTTATAAATTTGTAAAGGAGGCCCTGATCAGAAAATTTGGGGAATCCTGGTATGCAGAGTTGGAGGAAGTTGCGAAGGAGCATGCTAAATAG
- a CDS encoding MarC family protein yields MNLSFKEIATASMVLFAVIDILGSVPIIISLRNKVGHIQSEKASLVAAGIMVAFLFVGERILHLIGIDVNSFAVAGAFVIFFLAVEMILGITLFRDDEPETASIVPIAFPLIAGAGTMTSILALRAEYAVQNIVVAILVNVLFVYIVLKSSRKIEKVLGKNGLSVIRKVFGVILLAIAVKLFATNASELC; encoded by the coding sequence ATGAATCTTAGCTTTAAGGAAATCGCAACGGCCAGTATGGTTTTATTTGCCGTAATCGATATTTTGGGAAGCGTTCCCATTATCATTTCGTTACGAAACAAGGTGGGCCACATTCAATCTGAAAAGGCTTCCCTGGTCGCTGCCGGAATTATGGTGGCCTTTCTGTTTGTAGGGGAACGTATCCTCCATTTAATTGGGATCGATGTGAATTCCTTTGCCGTTGCCGGTGCTTTTGTCATTTTCTTTCTGGCGGTAGAAATGATTTTGGGCATTACCTTGTTCCGGGACGACGAGCCCGAAACGGCGTCCATTGTCCCTATTGCCTTTCCTTTGATCGCAGGGGCCGGAACCATGACGTCCATTTTGGCGCTAAGGGCCGAGTATGCCGTTCAAAACATTGTGGTCGCCATCTTAGTGAACGTCCTCTTTGTGTACATCGTCCTAAAATCTTCCCGAAAAATAGAAAAAGTACTGGGGAAAAATGGCCTTAGCGTTATCCGAAAGGTTTTTGGTGTAATTTTGTTGGCCATAGCCGTTAAGCTGTTCGCCACCAATGCAAGTGAGCTATGCTAA